In the Helianthus annuus cultivar XRQ/B chromosome 11, HanXRQr2.0-SUNRISE, whole genome shotgun sequence genome, one interval contains:
- the LOC110890087 gene encoding enhancer of mRNA-decapping protein 4 — MASPANQNQNQPPPFDVQRLFNPISSPPPQPPPITLQNPNPNPNNHHFILPPSSAASYPPPTANGAAYAYLPPHTNPNFHHQFHIPPPPFPNQQSDDNFSSNLQHQRSLPYPNIPIQPPSPSFTNPNPNNHGARLMALLTAPPASVPDVSAQSTVPLPAVTTQNTSFNVSSGPVRMPSSKVAKGRHLVGDCVVYDVDVRLPGEVQPQLEVTPITKYVSDPNLVVGRQITVNTSYICYGLKTGTIRVLNINTALRSLLKGLVQRVTDMCFFAEDVHLLASASMDGRVYIWKILEVPDTDDKPQITGVIVTAVQILGGGEPVHPRVCWHCHKQEVLVVGIGNCILRFDTTKVGRGKVYSADEPLKCPVDKLIDGIQFVGKHDGEITDLSMCQWMTTRLVSGSVDGTIKIWEDRKASPIAVLRPHDGLPVNSVTFLTAPHRPDHIILITGGPLNREVKIWASESEEGWLLPSDADSWRCTQTLELKSSAESRTEDAFFNQVIALSQSGLLLLANAKRNAIYALHLDYGPNPETTRLDYVAEFTVTMPILSFTGTNDLLPNGSHIVQLYCVQTQAIQQYALDLSQCLPPPVYDVFEKSGSTVSRDAAVIGLEPSADKFDDMAQASPESSPNELKDSDTDVTCIVSPIGQSSPKLAGKVSDFRSPSGRFEPRQQVNGYDDQKIMEERQLETARSNMSNAASLDDDDDRAVKFKHPTHLVTPAELMATSSSEVSHVDGMRDVAVNSDTQNAEVEVKVVGEMELNGSAYREKEKSRTFSSQASGLGLDIAQDNESKRLDQIADAQDEVDDVATDLAGSVEMFETEVVQSVGPSSRERKKKKKNAQVSGQPSSSILKSTDSCDDLGLSSSIPSAEAILSQIQSMQETLNQVLINQKEIQKQIPVVAAAPITKEGKRIEAAIGKSMEKIHKANSDANWARFQEEFAKQEKSSKDQHQQISNSALNSHKEFLASSEKMLKKEMAAVVPAVGRAVIPIIEKAVSIAVSEAFQRGIGDKAVNQLDKAVNSKLEATVSRQIQAQFQTSGKQALQEALRSSMEASVVPAFEMSCKSMFDQVDATFHKGMMEHTNAIQQKVESMHSPLALALRDTINSASSLSRTLSSEFADGQRKLMALAVAGASSKSANPLISQLSNGPSGVFHEKIEAPVDPTKELSRLAYEHKFEEAFTAALQRSDVRIVSWLCSQVDLQGILASNPVSLSQGVLLSLLQQLACDIGNDTSKKLNWMMDVVVAIKPTDGIIAMHVRPIFEQVHSILNHQMSVPTTSVAELSSIRVVMKLINSTLRSL; from the exons ATGGCTTCACCtgcaaatcaaaatcaaaatcaaccaCCACCATTTGATGTTCAACGGTTATTCAACCCTatttcatcaccaccaccacaaccacctccaatcactctccaaaaccctaaccctaaccctaacaACCACCATTTCATTCTACCACCCTCCTCCGCCGCTTCTTATCCTCCTCCCACCGCAAACGGCGCCGCCTACGCCTACCTTCCGCCtcacacaaaccctaatttccaCCATCAGTTCCACATTCCACCACCTCCTTTCCCCAATCAACAATCGGATGACAATTTTTCTTCGAATTTGCAGCATCAGAGGTCACTTCCGTACCCTAACATACCTATTCAACCACCTAGCCCTAgttttacaaaccctaaccctaataaTCATGGAGCCAGGCTTATGGCGCTATTAACGGCGCCACCGGCTTCGGTACCTGATGTTTCAGCGCAATCAACGGTGCCGTTGCCGGCGGTTACAACGCAGAACACTAGTTTTAATGTTTCGTCGGGTCCGGTGCGGATGCCGAGTAGTAAGGTGGCGAAGGGGCGGCATTTGGTTGGGGATTGTGTTGTTTATGATGTGGATGTTAGGTTGCCTGGAGAGGTGCAGCCGCAGCTTGAGGTTACTCCGATTACGAAGTATGTTTCGGATCCGAATTTGGTTGTGGGACGGCAGATTACAGTTAATACGAGTTATATATGTTATGGTTTGAAGACGGGGACGATTCGGGTTCTTAATATTAATACTGCGTTGAGATCGTTGCTCAAAGGACTTGTTCAG AGGGTTACAGACATGTGTTTCTTCGCAGAGGACGTTCATCTTCTAGCCAG TGCAAGCATGGATGGACGAGTTTACATATGGAAGATTCTTGAAGTTCCTGATACGGATGATAAGCCACAGATCACAGGAGTAATTGTTACTGCAGTCCAAATTTTAGGAGGAGGAGAACCTGTTCATCCTAGGGTTTGTTGGCACTGTCATAAACAA GAAGTTCTTGTAGTAGGAATTGGGAATTGTATTCTTAGATTTGATACTACAAAGGTTGGGAGAGGTAAAGTATATTCTGCAGATGAACCTCTCAAATGCCCTGTTGATAAGTTGATTGATGGGATTCAATTTGTTGGTAAGCATGATGGTGAAATTACAGATCTATCCATGTGCCAATGGATGACCACTCGCCTAGTTTCTGGTTCAGTAGATGGAACG ATAAAGATTTGGGAAGATCGCAAAGCGTCACCTATTGCAGTACTGAGGCCACACGATGGTCTTCCTGTTAATTCTGTTACATTCTTAACCGCTCCACATCGCCCAGATCACATCATACTCATTACAGGGGGGCCGTTGAATCGTGAAGTGAAAATATGGGCCTCCGAAAGTGAAGAAGGATGGTTGCTTCCTAGTGACGCCGATTCATGGCGTTGTACTCAAACACTGGAGTTAAAGAGCTCTGCTGAATCAAGAACCGAAGATGCATTTTTTAACCAAGTAATTGCATTATCTCAATCAGGTCTTCTTTTACTAGCAAATGCCAAGAGAAATGCCATATATGCTCTACACTTGGATTACGGGCCCAATCCGGAAACAACCCGTTTGGACTACGTCGCGGAGTTCACTGTTACTATGCCGATACTGAGCTTTACTGGCACTAATGATCTGTTACCAAACGGGTCCCACATCGTTCAGCTATACTGTGTCCAAACACAAGCTATTCAACAATACGCTTTAGACTTATCCCAGTGCCTGCCACCTCCTGTTTATGATGTCTTTGAGAAATCCGGTTCAACTGTTTCACGTGATGCGGCAGTTATCGGTTTGGAACCATCTGCTGATAAATTCGATGATATGGCTCAGGCTAGCCCAGAATCTAGCCCTAATGAGCTGAAGGATAGCGATACTGATGTTACGTGTATTGTATCACCAATAGGTCAATCGAGCCCTAAGTTGGCGGGAAAAGTTTCTGACTTTAGAAGTCCATCTGGCAGGTTTGAGCCACGTCAGCAAGTAAACGGTTATGATGATCAGAAAATCATGGAAGAAAGACAACTGGAAACTGCTCGTTCGAACATGTCTAACGCTGCCTCATTGGATGATGATGACGATCGGGCGGTCAAGTTTAAGCATCCGACTCATTTGGTAACTCCTGCTGAGTTGATGGCCACGTCATCCTCTGAAGTAAGTCATGTTGATGGTATGCGTGATGTGGCGGTAAACTCTGATACACAGAATGCTGAGGTGGAGGTTAAGGTTGTGGGTGAAATGGAACTTAATGGTTCTGCTTATAGAGAAAAGGAAAAATCTAGAACTTTTTCGTCACAGGCATCGGGACTTGGGCTTGATATAGCACAGGACAATGAGTCGAAACGATTAGATCAAATTGCAGATGCTCAAGATGAAGTTGATGATGTGGCAACTGATCTAGCTGGATCTGTGGAGATGTTTGAGACTGAAGTAGTTCAATCTGTGGGTCCCTCTTCAcgagaaagaaagaagaagaaaaagaatgcTCAAGTATCGGGTCAACCTTCTTCAAGCATCTTAAAGTCAACTGATTCTTGTGATGATCTAGGATTGAGTTCAAGTATTCCCTCAGCAGAAGCTATACTTTCACAAATCCAGTCCATGCAAGAAACACTTAATCAG GTTTTGATCAATCAAAAAGAAATCCAGAAGCAGATTCCAGTGGTTGCTGCAGCACCAATTACAAAAGAAGGGAAAAGGATAGAGGCAGCCATTGGTAAAAGCATGGAGAAAATCCATAAAGCTAATTCTGATGCTAATTGGGCTCGTTTTCAAGAAGAATTTGCAAAACAAGAAAAGTCAAGCAAAGACCAACATCAGCAGATATCGAATTCTGCCTTGAATAGTCACAAAGAGTTTCTTGCATCGTCAGAGAAAATGCTCAAGAAGGAAATGGCCGCAGTGGTGCCAGCTGTTGGGCGCGCAGTAATTCCGATTATTGAGAAAGCAGTTTCCATAGCTGTCTCAGAGGCTTTCCAG AGGGGAATAGGTGATAAAGCTGTAAATCAACTGGACAAAGCAGTTAACTCTAAACTGGAAGCTACTGTATCTAGACAAATTCAAGCTCAATTTCAAACATCTGGCAAGCAAGCTCTACAG GAAGCACTGAGGTCAAGTATGGAGGCTTCTGTTGTGCCTGCCTTTGAGATGTCTTGCAAGTCAATGTTTGACCAAGTTGATGCCACATTTCACAAGGGAATGATGGAACACACAAATGCAATTCAGCAGAAAGTTGAGTCCATGCATTCTCCTCTGGCACTTGCTTTGAGA GATACAATCAATTCAGCATCATCTCTGAGTCGAACATTAAGCAGTGAATTTGCTGATGGTCAAAGGAAGTTAATGGCTCTTGCAGTTGCTGGAGCAAGTTCTAAATCAGCAAATCCATTGATAAGCCAACTAAGCAATGGGCCTTCAGGTGTTTTTCATGAAAAG ATTGAAGCGCCGGTAGACCCCACAAAAGAACTATCGAGGTTGGCATATGAGCACAAATTTGAGGAGGCCTTTACTGCTGCCCTGCAAAGAAGTGATGTTCGCATTGTTTCTTGGTTATGCTCTCAG GTTGATCTACAGGGGATATTAGCAAGTAATCCTGTTTCTTTGAGCCAAGGGGTACTGCTATCGTTGTTGCAGCAATTGGCATGTGATATTGGGAATGATACATCTAAGAAGCTAAATTGGATGATGGATGTGGTGGTGGCGATTAAACCAACGGATGGGATCATTGCAATGCATGTAAGGCCCATATTTGAACAAGTGCACTCGATTCTAAACCATCAGATGAGTGTTCCCACCACTTCGGTTGCTGAGCTTTCTAGTATTCGTGTGGTCATGAAACTCATAAACTCGACGTTAAGGAGCCTGTAA